From one Myxococcales bacterium genomic stretch:
- the queF gene encoding NADPH-dependent 7-cyano-7-deazaguanine reductase QueF: protein MTTKPSSELATFPNPNPERNYEIFMDCPEFTCLCPVTSQPDFARIKIRYIPDDLCVELKSLKLYLWSYRNEGAFHEAVTNKIANDIVKTISPRWLEITGEFNVRGGITTSVVVTHGKKV from the coding sequence ATGACGACAAAACCTTCCAGCGAGCTGGCAACATTTCCGAATCCAAATCCTGAGCGCAACTACGAAATTTTCATGGACTGTCCTGAGTTCACCTGTCTGTGTCCTGTCACCAGCCAGCCGGATTTTGCCAGGATAAAAATAAGATATATTCCAGACGACCTGTGCGTAGAGCTGAAATCTCTGAAGCTGTATCTCTGGAGCTACAGGAACGAGGGGGCTTTTCACGAGGCAGTAACGAATAAAATTGCGAACGACATCGTGAAAACGATTTCTCCCAGATGGCTTGAGATAACAGGTGAATTCAACGTCCGCGGCGGTATTACGACGTCGGTGGTCGTTACCCATGGTAAAAAAGTTTGA
- a CDS encoding AAA family ATPase, which yields MIIGITGKNCSGKGEVAKFLVNGGFEYFSLSDVLRDELESRKEPPSRENLIAIGNELRKSYGAGVLAERILEKVRVDAHAVVDSVRNPFEVEALRRRRDFHLISVEADPEVRFERTLERKREGDPATYEEFLDVERREANTSDPTTQQMDRTAEMADAVIFNNSTIEDLHEQVRQVIKAIAADQHRPDWDEYFMNIASVVALRGNCIKRKVAAVIVRDRRIISTGYNGTPRGIINCNEGGCPRCHSFGESGHDLGDCLCSHAEENAIVQAAYHGVSIKGGTIYTTYSPCLMCTKMIINSGLSEVVYSKDYSINSVPMKLLKEAGIGTRQVGLPK from the coding sequence ATGATAATAGGCATAACAGGAAAGAACTGTTCGGGTAAGGGTGAGGTCGCCAAGTTTCTCGTTAACGGAGGCTTTGAATACTTTTCTCTTTCAGATGTTTTGAGGGATGAGCTTGAATCCAGAAAAGAGCCTCCGAGCCGCGAAAACCTTATCGCAATCGGCAACGAACTTAGAAAAAGCTACGGCGCAGGAGTTCTCGCCGAGAGGATTCTTGAAAAAGTTCGTGTGGATGCGCATGCCGTGGTGGACTCGGTAAGGAACCCCTTCGAAGTCGAGGCCCTGCGCCGGCGCCGCGATTTTCATCTGATCTCTGTCGAGGCTGATCCTGAGGTACGCTTCGAAAGAACTCTGGAAAGAAAGCGTGAAGGCGACCCTGCCACTTACGAGGAATTTCTGGATGTCGAGAGGCGCGAGGCCAATACCTCCGACCCGACAACTCAGCAGATGGACCGAACCGCAGAGATGGCCGATGCGGTTATATTCAACAACAGCACTATAGAGGATCTGCATGAACAGGTCCGTCAGGTGATAAAGGCGATTGCCGCCGACCAGCACCGGCCCGACTGGGATGAGTACTTCATGAATATTGCCAGCGTTGTGGCGCTGCGCGGCAACTGCATAAAGCGCAAAGTCGCTGCTGTTATAGTCAGGGACAGAAGGATCATATCCACCGGATATAACGGAACTCCCCGCGGAATAATCAACTGCAATGAGGGGGGGTGTCCGAGGTGCCACAGCTTTGGAGAATCAGGTCATGACCTTGGGGATTGTCTCTGTTCCCATGCGGAGGAAAATGCGATCGTCCAAGCCGCTTATCACGGCGTATCCATCAAGGGAGGAACTATTTACACGACATATTCCCCCTGTCTGATGTGCACTAAGATGATAATAAATTCCGGCCTCAGCGAGGTTGTCTACAGCAAGGATTATTCGATCAATTCAGTTCCAATGAAATTACTTAAAGAGGCTGGAATCGGAACGCGGCAGGTCGGCCTGCCCAAGTGA
- a CDS encoding ATP-binding cassette domain-containing protein — MIKVSHINKSFGKIHAVNDISFEIAKGEVVGLLGPNGAGKTTTMRLITGYLSADSGEIKIEGIPVDEDHIEARKKIGYLPENAPLYHEMETVEFIKYIGKLRSIEQQFLSSRIDEVIETCGLANVAGRMIGELSKGYRQRVGLAAAMIHKPQILILDEPTSGLDPNQIFEIRELIKNIGRERTVMLSTHIMQEAEATCGRVLIINSGELAAQGTISEILKRGKSKIEYTVSIRAKREDIENALQNLIGFHLSSWINDSSEARQRFALATDDGSERSEEIFSWAVKQGFTLSELTHNTLSLEEVFRELTQG, encoded by the coding sequence ATGATCAAAGTCAGCCATATAAATAAGAGCTTTGGGAAGATTCATGCCGTAAACGATATCTCATTCGAAATCGCCAAAGGGGAGGTGGTTGGCCTTCTCGGTCCCAACGGCGCCGGCAAAACGACCACGATGAGGCTGATTACGGGCTACCTCTCCGCCGATTCAGGTGAGATAAAGATAGAAGGGATACCGGTGGACGAAGATCACATAGAGGCTAGAAAAAAAATAGGGTATCTGCCTGAAAACGCCCCACTCTATCATGAGATGGAAACGGTTGAATTCATAAAGTATATCGGAAAGCTGCGCTCTATAGAGCAGCAATTTCTTTCCTCCAGAATCGATGAAGTCATCGAAACATGCGGACTTGCCAATGTCGCAGGGAGGATGATCGGCGAACTTTCAAAGGGATACAGGCAGAGGGTAGGCCTGGCAGCGGCTATGATCCATAAGCCTCAGATCCTCATTTTAGACGAACCTACTTCCGGACTCGATCCAAATCAGATCTTTGAAATCCGCGAGCTCATAAAAAATATCGGACGCGAACGCACCGTCATGCTATCCACTCACATCATGCAGGAGGCAGAGGCGACCTGCGGCAGAGTCCTGATAATAAATTCCGGAGAACTGGCAGCGCAGGGAACTATATCCGAAATCCTCAAGCGTGGAAAATCGAAGATCGAGTATACGGTATCAATAAGGGCGAAGCGTGAAGATATCGAAAACGCCCTTCAAAATCTTATCGGTTTTCATCTCTCTTCTTGGATAAACGATTCGTCGGAGGCAAGGCAGAGGTTTGCGCTTGCCACAGACGATGGCTCGGAGCGCTCTGAAGAGATATTCTCGTGGGCGGTAAAACAAGGCTTCACACTTTCCGAACTGACGCACAACACGCTCTCTCTTGAGGAAGTTTTCAGGGAGCTCACTCAGGGCTGA